One genomic window of Acidobacteriota bacterium includes the following:
- a CDS encoding OmpA family protein yields MFAIRTGTLCASVLTLAVLGACDAPPPGTAKAPVSPDCVTLAEGFYEFEDGQFLAVSAADVSLNGATGWAGEVAAGFAAQGFPWMSLKVRDRVATLIGAAPSPEAKAAALTAGEAAIAARPEGAGVLVIDGISVEGGERGVGESLAVLVDTGATLESCQRAFDETMNGRNITFESGNARISPVSARLLDAVTGVATLCSQFVIEIGGHTDTRGADDFNLRLSQERADAVRAYLAGKGVSEEGLLSVGYGETRPLDPAPTPEAYDKNRRTEFKVIAR; encoded by the coding sequence ATGTTTGCAATCCGCACTGGCACACTTTGCGCTTCCGTCCTTACGCTGGCCGTGCTCGGCGCGTGCGATGCGCCGCCGCCGGGCACCGCCAAGGCGCCGGTCTCGCCGGACTGCGTGACGCTCGCCGAAGGCTTCTACGAATTCGAAGACGGCCAGTTCCTTGCCGTGTCCGCCGCCGATGTGTCCCTGAATGGGGCGACCGGCTGGGCCGGCGAAGTCGCCGCCGGCTTTGCAGCGCAGGGCTTTCCCTGGATGAGCCTCAAGGTGCGCGACCGCGTTGCCACGCTGATCGGTGCGGCGCCAAGCCCGGAAGCCAAGGCGGCCGCGCTCACCGCCGGTGAAGCCGCCATCGCCGCCCGCCCGGAAGGCGCCGGCGTGCTCGTCATCGACGGCATCTCGGTGGAAGGCGGCGAACGCGGCGTCGGCGAGAGCCTTGCCGTACTCGTCGATACCGGCGCCACGCTCGAAAGCTGCCAGCGCGCATTCGACGAGACGATGAACGGGCGCAACATCACCTTCGAATCCGGCAATGCCCGCATCTCGCCGGTCAGCGCCCGCCTGCTCGACGCCGTCACCGGCGTTGCCACGCTCTGCAGCCAGTTCGTCATCGAGATCGGAGGCCACACCGACACCCGCGGCGCCGATGACTTCAACCTCCGGCTTTCGCAGGAGCGCGCCGATGCCGTGCGGGCCTACCTTGCCGGCAAGGGTGTCTCCGAAGAGGGGCTCCTGTCGGTCGGCTATGGCGAAACCCGTCCGCTCGATCCGGCGCCGACACCGGAAGCCTACGACAAGAACCGCCGCACCGAATTCAAGGTCATCGCGCGCTAA
- a CDS encoding amidohydrolase family protein: MSRTIAAALAALSLAGAAAAQEVVIHAGHVLAVPGEGYLTEQTILIEGGRVVSISPGYKTHKKYPVLDLKSAYILPGLIDSHVHITNEFSPTGRIKEFEDSDVDAAFDGAAFALKTLLAGFTTVQDVGGPNDSVFGLRDAIARGAVPGPRMRAAGSAISITGGHGDINGYSAEVMAAFTGSSICNGADDCRRAVRQQIKEGADLIKITATGGVLSNTAAGLEQQFSDEELAAIVEAAHAMGRQVTAHAHGKGGVDAALRAGVDSIEHGSYVDAESIELFKENGATLVPTVLAGATVGTWVNEPWLPAPSRAKAAIVAPLLLDMLRRAHEGGVNVAFGTDTGVSRHGENAKEFALMVQAGFTPEEAIRSATVVAAEHLEMAKDIGTLEPGKFADLVAVTKDPLKNVTELESVDFVMKGGKVYKPLD, translated from the coding sequence ATGTCCAGAACCATCGCAGCCGCGCTCGCGGCGCTCTCGCTTGCCGGCGCTGCCGCAGCGCAGGAAGTCGTCATCCATGCCGGTCACGTGCTCGCCGTGCCGGGTGAGGGCTACCTCACCGAGCAGACGATCCTGATCGAAGGCGGCCGCGTCGTCTCGATCTCGCCGGGCTACAAGACGCACAAGAAATACCCGGTTCTCGATCTCAAGTCGGCCTACATCCTGCCGGGGCTGATCGACAGCCATGTGCACATCACGAACGAATTCAGCCCGACCGGCCGGATCAAGGAATTCGAGGATTCCGACGTCGACGCCGCCTTTGACGGCGCAGCCTTCGCGCTGAAGACGCTGCTTGCCGGCTTTACCACCGTCCAGGATGTCGGCGGCCCCAACGACTCCGTGTTCGGCCTGCGCGACGCCATCGCTCGCGGCGCCGTTCCGGGGCCCCGCATGCGCGCTGCCGGCAGCGCCATCTCGATCACCGGCGGCCACGGCGACATCAACGGCTATTCCGCTGAGGTCATGGCCGCCTTCACCGGCAGCTCCATCTGCAACGGCGCCGACGATTGCCGCCGGGCCGTCCGCCAGCAGATCAAGGAAGGTGCCGACCTGATCAAGATCACGGCCACCGGCGGCGTTCTCTCGAACACGGCTGCCGGTCTCGAGCAGCAGTTCTCGGACGAGGAACTCGCCGCCATCGTCGAGGCGGCGCACGCTATGGGCCGTCAGGTCACGGCGCACGCGCATGGCAAGGGCGGCGTCGATGCGGCGCTGCGCGCCGGCGTCGATTCAATCGAGCACGGTTCCTACGTCGATGCGGAATCGATCGAGCTGTTCAAGGAAAACGGCGCCACGCTTGTGCCGACCGTGCTCGCGGGCGCGACCGTCGGCACCTGGGTCAACGAGCCCTGGCTTCCGGCGCCGTCGCGCGCCAAGGCCGCCATCGTCGCGCCGCTGCTGCTCGACATGCTGCGCCGTGCCCACGAAGGCGGCGTCAATGTCGCGTTCGGGACCGACACGGGCGTCTCCCGCCACGGCGAGAATGCCAAAGAGTTTGCCCTGATGGTGCAGGCCGGCTTCACGCCGGAAGAAGCGATCCGCTCCGCCACGGTGGTCGCCGCCGAGCACCTCGAAATGGCGAAGGACATCGGCACGCTGGAGCCCGGCAAGTTTGCCGACCTCGTGGCCGTGACCAAGGACCCGCTCAAGAACGTCACGGAGCTTGAATCGGTCGACTTCGTGATGAAGGGCGGCAAGGTTTACAAGCCACTGGACTAG
- a CDS encoding host attachment protein, whose translation MKLKTGVWVAVADGGHCVIFENQGTAVHPELKARRTYDQAVPRTHELGRDQAPRSIKSADGRRSSQEAPDLHQLAEDRFIEQIVADLETDAAKGACKALVVVAPPVALGRIRKRASSDLSKRVIAWIDKDLTKHPVPAIAEAVSRALEA comes from the coding sequence ATGAAGCTGAAGACAGGCGTGTGGGTAGCCGTGGCGGATGGCGGTCATTGCGTCATATTCGAGAACCAGGGAACGGCCGTGCATCCGGAATTGAAAGCGCGGCGGACTTACGATCAGGCTGTGCCGCGTACGCACGAGCTTGGCCGGGATCAGGCACCTCGCTCGATCAAGTCTGCTGACGGGCGGCGCTCTTCGCAGGAGGCGCCGGACCTGCATCAGCTGGCCGAAGATCGTTTCATCGAGCAGATCGTGGCCGACCTCGAGACCGATGCTGCGAAAGGCGCATGCAAGGCGCTCGTTGTGGTGGCGCCGCCCGTGGCGTTGGGGCGGATCCGCAAACGCGCCAGCAGCGACCTGTCGAAGCGGGTGATCGCCTGGATCGACAAGGACCTGACGAAACACCCTGTTCCGGCGATCGCCGAAGCTGTCTCCCGCGCGCTTGAGGCGTGA
- a CDS encoding DUF3297 family protein, translating to MTDTPPDRLSVNPRSPHYDYDILIRGVGVRFRGEEKTTVEEYCVSEGWIKLTAGKALDRKGNPLTITLKGPVEVWFKDEPAAS from the coding sequence ATGACCGATACACCCCCCGACCGCCTGTCCGTGAACCCGCGCAGCCCGCACTATGACTACGACATCCTGATCCGGGGCGTCGGCGTGCGCTTTCGCGGTGAGGAAAAGACCACCGTCGAGGAGTATTGCGTCTCCGAAGGCTGGATCAAGCTCACCGCCGGCAAGGCGCTGGACCGCAAGGGCAATCCCCTGACGATCACGCTGAAGGGCCCGGTCGAGGTCTGGTTCAAGGACGAACCCGCCGCCTCGTGA
- a CDS encoding TetR/AcrR family transcriptional regulator — protein MENSTASATLTVASPLRRRTKRGEAARRQILGAAIACLNELGYAGTSIEAVMARAGISRGSVLNQFPTRIDLMVATSDAAMQAMIADTRTRMDAIADPVARYRAMFDVTWAGQKMPEGTAVTEILLAARRDSALAAAFLPVASRIEQEIDQYTAERAREAGVREADIDTCLVHGRILILSLRGITLELTFDPDRAMINRALAQIKAQHVAHCDRVLSGR, from the coding sequence ACTGTTGCCAGCCCGCTCCGCCGCCGCACGAAGCGCGGGGAGGCGGCGCGCCGTCAAATTCTCGGTGCGGCGATCGCCTGCCTCAACGAGCTTGGTTATGCCGGCACCTCGATCGAAGCGGTGATGGCGCGCGCCGGCATCAGCCGGGGATCAGTGCTCAACCAGTTTCCGACGCGCATCGACCTGATGGTCGCCACCAGCGATGCCGCCATGCAGGCGATGATTGCCGACACGCGCACCCGCATGGACGCGATCGCCGACCCGGTCGCGCGCTACCGCGCGATGTTTGATGTCACCTGGGCAGGTCAGAAGATGCCCGAGGGCACGGCGGTAACTGAAATCCTGCTGGCGGCGCGCCGCGACTCCGCGCTGGCGGCAGCTTTTCTTCCGGTCGCCAGTCGCATCGAGCAGGAGATCGATCAGTACACGGCCGAACGGGCGCGCGAAGCCGGTGTCCGCGAGGCAGACATCGACACTTGCCTGGTGCATGGCCGTATCCTGATCCTAAGCCTGCGCGGCATCACGCTTGAACTGACCTTCGATCCGGACCGGGCAATGATCAACCGGGCGCTGGCGCAGATAAAGGCCCAGCATGTCGCGCATTGCGACCGGGTGTTGAGCGGGCGCTGA
- a CDS encoding MaoC family dehydratase — translation MTTILKGELRSPVNLLTEQKYAGHKSLHDDAEAARLGIKAGPIEGPTHFSQFVPLLVEVWGNAWHERGCFSAHFLNMVFEGEKVRAEIDRPAPGATRTLCRAFKEDGTPVLEASASLGPDHGDTLLEERMKKLRPADDLVILADLKVGMTGRDNEIVSMGPDQHMGDLYPFSLADKLKVITENDPVYSDAKASPWGKPIVPLEMVSVLGNYSSHGARFPVKNPSIGLFADLEIRMVDGPLLVGEEYLLKREVVALSESRRVENYWVRTKFFDATGKRQVAEMLLNHGVMKASYPHYPKERLA, via the coding sequence ATGACCACGATACTGAAAGGTGAGCTGCGCAGTCCGGTAAACCTTCTCACCGAGCAGAAATATGCCGGCCACAAGTCCCTCCATGATGATGCGGAAGCGGCGCGCCTCGGCATCAAGGCCGGACCGATCGAAGGGCCGACCCACTTCTCGCAATTCGTGCCCTTGCTGGTCGAGGTCTGGGGCAACGCCTGGCACGAGCGCGGCTGCTTCTCGGCGCACTTCCTCAACATGGTGTTCGAGGGCGAAAAGGTGCGCGCCGAGATCGACCGTCCGGCGCCCGGCGCCACGCGCACCTTGTGCCGCGCCTTCAAGGAAGATGGCACGCCGGTGCTGGAGGCCAGCGCGAGCCTTGGCCCGGATCACGGCGACACCTTGCTCGAAGAGCGGATGAAGAAGCTGCGCCCGGCCGACGACCTCGTCATTCTCGCCGATCTGAAGGTCGGCATGACCGGACGCGACAACGAGATCGTCAGCATGGGGCCGGACCAGCACATGGGCGACCTCTATCCCTTCTCGCTTGCCGACAAGCTGAAGGTGATCACCGAAAACGATCCGGTCTATTCCGATGCCAAAGCCTCGCCTTGGGGCAAGCCGATCGTGCCGCTGGAAATGGTCAGTGTGCTGGGTAATTACTCCAGCCATGGCGCACGCTTCCCGGTGAAGAACCCGAGCATCGGCCTGTTTGCGGACCTTGAGATCCGCATGGTCGACGGCCCGCTGCTGGTTGGCGAGGAATATCTCCTGAAGCGCGAGGTCGTCGCGCTGTCGGAATCGCGCCGCGTCGAGAATTACTGGGTGCGGACGAAATTCTTCGACGCGACCGGCAAGCGGCAGGTCGCCGAGATGCTGCTGAACCACGGCGTGATGAAGGCGAGCTATCCGCACTACCCGAAAGAGCGCCTGGCATGA
- a CDS encoding crotonase/enoyl-CoA hydratase family protein yields MSGFETIVYSAQDGCARITLNRPAKLNALSYVMQNELSEALWEADNDTSVHSVILEGAGRAFCAGYDLSGADGEVPVSAVEDKASRRYRGHRSIDDDAWQLERQQRWRMAIFDMHKPVIAKVHGYCLAGGCDLALMSDMVIAADDATFGFPPARDLGALPNQFWVYHCGPQWAKRLMLTGDTITGREAQQIGLVMKAVPEADLEAEVTGLAARLALIDPDLLSANKRIVNLAMELMGARTLQRLAVENDIRGHNTKAAAGFRKSVSENGLKATLRARDAAFGDGRARVDGPETRDADGRLIGD; encoded by the coding sequence ATGTCCGGTTTTGAAACCATTGTCTACAGCGCGCAGGACGGCTGCGCCCGCATCACGCTCAACCGGCCCGCCAAGCTCAATGCGCTCTCCTATGTCATGCAGAACGAGCTCAGCGAGGCGCTCTGGGAAGCCGACAATGATACGTCCGTACACAGCGTGATCCTCGAAGGCGCCGGCCGTGCCTTCTGTGCCGGCTACGACCTTTCGGGGGCCGATGGCGAGGTTCCCGTCTCGGCCGTCGAGGACAAGGCCTCGCGCAGGTATCGCGGCCACCGCTCCATTGATGACGACGCCTGGCAGCTCGAACGCCAGCAGCGCTGGCGCATGGCGATCTTCGACATGCACAAGCCGGTTATCGCCAAGGTGCATGGCTATTGCCTTGCCGGCGGCTGCGACCTTGCGCTGATGAGCGACATGGTGATCGCCGCCGACGATGCGACGTTCGGCTTCCCGCCGGCGCGCGACCTTGGCGCGCTGCCGAACCAGTTCTGGGTCTATCATTGCGGGCCTCAATGGGCGAAGCGCCTGATGCTGACCGGAGACACAATCACGGGCCGCGAAGCGCAGCAGATCGGCCTCGTGATGAAAGCCGTGCCGGAGGCGGACCTCGAAGCCGAAGTCACCGGCCTCGCCGCGCGCCTCGCCCTGATCGACCCCGATCTCCTCTCCGCCAACAAGCGCATCGTCAATCTCGCCATGGAGCTGATGGGCGCGCGCACGCTGCAGCGCCTCGCTGTCGAGAACGATATCCGCGGGCACAACACGAAGGCAGCGGCCGGCTTCCGCAAGTCGGTCTCCGAGAACGGCCTCAAGGCCACCTTGCGCGCGCGCGACGCCGCTTTCGGCGATGGCCGGGCGAGGGTGGACGGGCCGGAAACCCGCGATGCGGACGGGCGCCTCATCGGCGATTGA
- a CDS encoding SDR family NAD(P)-dependent oxidoreductase, whose product MSSRISGKVIVVTGAGSGFGRLICQRGAAAGAKIVAADINAAALRETVDAITASGGAASALVTDVTDLAAMRALAAHAVATFGAIDVMINNAGIMPLAFYADHARADAAWDRCIDINIKGVLHGILAVHDQMIAQGRGHIINISSIYGNFPVAGAGVYGATKAAVNFLSEALRVESQGKIKVTIIKPTGVPATGLGAAVINPAAIVGILGQNAATYLPAMQSVLAGTAPAAGLDPENAAYLALDPGFIADQVLHAIDQPWGVSLGDVTVRATGDGYIL is encoded by the coding sequence ATGTCATCCAGAATCAGCGGAAAGGTCATCGTCGTCACCGGCGCCGGCAGCGGTTTCGGCCGCCTCATTTGCCAGCGCGGTGCAGCGGCGGGCGCGAAGATCGTCGCGGCGGACATCAATGCCGCCGCCCTGAGAGAAACGGTGGATGCAATCACCGCGAGCGGTGGCGCGGCGTCGGCTCTGGTGACCGATGTGACCGATCTCGCCGCGATGCGCGCGCTTGCGGCGCATGCCGTGGCCACCTTCGGTGCAATCGACGTGATGATCAACAACGCCGGGATCATGCCACTCGCGTTCTACGCTGACCATGCCCGCGCCGACGCCGCCTGGGATCGCTGCATCGACATCAATATCAAGGGCGTACTGCACGGCATCCTGGCGGTGCACGACCAGATGATCGCGCAGGGGCGCGGCCACATCATCAACATCTCCTCGATCTACGGCAATTTCCCGGTAGCCGGCGCCGGCGTCTACGGCGCGACCAAGGCGGCGGTGAATTTCCTGTCCGAAGCGCTGCGGGTCGAAAGCCAGGGCAAGATCAAGGTTACGATCATCAAGCCGACCGGTGTGCCCGCCACGGGACTCGGCGCGGCGGTGATCAATCCGGCGGCAATCGTCGGCATCCTCGGCCAGAATGCGGCAACCTACCTGCCGGCGATGCAGTCGGTGCTGGCGGGTACCGCGCCCGCCGCCGGGCTCGACCCGGAAAACGCCGCCTACCTCGCCCTCGATCCCGGCTTCATCGCCGACCAGGTGCTTCACGCCATCGACCAGCCCTGGGGCGTTTCGCTTGGCGACGTAACAGTGCGCGCCACCGGCGATGGCTACATCCTCTGA
- a CDS encoding DUF1579 domain-containing protein, producing MTTAGSPPGDFDFLYHDWTVHHRKLATRLAGADDWYEFEGLSSTRPVLGGFGNIEDNVLMDPNGTYRALAVRNYDAATGLWRIWWLDMRFPDAIGVPVVGRFSGGRGEFVTDDTHLGKPVKLRFLWQVDAGQGPRWEQALSADGGVTWETNWQMDFRRAGAGK from the coding sequence ATGACGACCGCCGGTTCCCCGCCGGGTGATTTCGATTTCCTGTATCACGACTGGACCGTGCACCATCGCAAGCTCGCGACGCGTCTCGCGGGGGCTGACGACTGGTACGAGTTCGAAGGACTAAGCTCCACGCGGCCTGTGCTCGGCGGCTTCGGCAACATCGAGGACAATGTCCTGATGGATCCGAACGGCACCTACCGCGCGCTGGCCGTTCGCAATTACGATGCTGCAACCGGTCTCTGGCGCATCTGGTGGCTCGACATGCGCTTCCCGGACGCCATCGGCGTGCCCGTTGTCGGCCGCTTCAGCGGCGGGCGCGGCGAGTTCGTCACCGACGATACCCACCTCGGCAAGCCGGTGAAGCTGCGTTTCCTCTGGCAGGTCGATGCAGGGCAAGGGCCCCGCTGGGAGCAGGCCTTGTCGGCCGACGGCGGCGTCACTTGGGAGACCAACTGGCAAATGGATTTCCGGCGCGCAGGCGCCGGGAAGTGA
- a CDS encoding MFS transporter, producing the protein MTTPASDAPGQDTARRLLSRRQLLLLALAAAVVTANAYYIHPIIALVARDFGVSPSEIGLVPALNQIALAAGIFLLLPLGDRFSNRQLATIFAAGQLAGLALMAFATDFRLFVAGSTFLGFSTITPYLLPAYASKRVEPARLGQATATLTTGVIAGILVARVGAGWIGEHLGWRTVYYFAAAVMLGITLLLPRIMDGREKSAADAPATSYLALVFSVFPIVRRHPEVLLSGTIQGLGFGIFLSVWLALGLHLTSPEMGYGTDTVGYLAAMSLLNLVTTPFLGAWADRTGPRRARFLISLVQFGAVSLLGLFGHNLWLLLMPLLVMNLVGPMIDITGRMTFLSQPPGVRTRLMTAYIVLMFLGGGLASWAATWVYEHAGWHGTAMLSLGLSATLVVLAFLGLRLDKPRPGA; encoded by the coding sequence GTGACAACGCCCGCATCAGATGCGCCTGGCCAGGACACGGCGCGCCGCCTGCTCAGCCGCCGCCAGCTGCTGCTCCTCGCGCTCGCCGCAGCGGTTGTCACCGCCAACGCTTACTACATCCATCCGATCATCGCGCTGGTTGCGCGCGACTTCGGCGTCTCGCCGTCCGAAATCGGGCTGGTGCCGGCGCTCAACCAGATCGCGCTTGCTGCCGGCATCTTCCTGTTGCTTCCGCTGGGCGACCGCTTCAGCAACCGCCAGCTGGCCACGATCTTCGCCGCGGGGCAGCTGGCGGGACTTGCCCTGATGGCGTTTGCGACCGACTTCCGGTTGTTCGTGGCCGGATCAACCTTTCTCGGCTTCTCCACGATCACGCCTTACTTGCTGCCCGCCTATGCCTCGAAGCGCGTCGAGCCTGCGCGGCTCGGGCAGGCCACCGCCACGCTGACGACTGGCGTCATCGCCGGCATCCTGGTCGCGCGGGTCGGCGCCGGCTGGATCGGCGAACATCTCGGCTGGCGCACGGTGTATTACTTTGCCGCCGCCGTCATGCTGGGCATCACGCTGCTCCTGCCGCGCATAATGGACGGTCGCGAGAAATCCGCGGCCGATGCGCCGGCGACCAGCTATCTGGCGCTCGTTTTCTCGGTGTTCCCGATCGTGCGGCGGCACCCGGAGGTTTTGCTGTCCGGCACGATCCAGGGGCTGGGGTTCGGCATCTTCCTGTCGGTCTGGCTAGCACTCGGCCTTCACCTCACCTCGCCGGAAATGGGCTATGGCACCGACACGGTCGGCTACCTTGCCGCGATGTCGCTGCTCAACCTTGTCACCACGCCCTTTCTCGGCGCCTGGGCTGACCGGACCGGTCCCCGGCGCGCGCGCTTCCTGATCTCGCTCGTCCAGTTCGGCGCGGTCAGCCTGCTCGGCCTGTTCGGGCACAATCTCTGGCTCCTGCTGATGCCCTTGCTCGTGATGAACCTCGTCGGCCCGATGATCGACATCACCGGCCGGATGACCTTCCTCAGCCAGCCGCCCGGCGTTCGCACGCGGCTGATGACCGCCTACATCGTGCTGATGTTCCTCGGCGGGGGCCTCGCCAGCTGGGCCGCGACCTGGGTCTACGAACATGCCGGCTGGCACGGCACCGCCATGCTGTCGCTGGGCCTGTCTGCGACGCTCGTCGTCCTCGCATTTCTCGGCCTGCGTCTGGACAAACCCCGCCCGGGCGCCTGA
- a CDS encoding phosphotransferase family protein encodes MAEAPNAQDLYSGTKPVVETHKFNEANLAAWMQEHVEGYEGPLEVRQFKGGQSNPTYQLVTPKKKYVMRRKPPGNLLPSAHAVDREYTVINALWPLGYPVARPYGLCTDESVVGTMFYIMDMMEGRILWDGTLPDYEPAMRRKIYEAKVKTFADLHNVDWKKAGLEGFGKEGDYVARQVHRWTKQYKASETMHIPEMEKLIDWLPKNIPPGDKTTIVHGDYRLDNMVLHPTEPKVIAVLDWELSTLGDPIADFSYHLMNWVMPPGDTTRGSIMAIPDLKAWGIPTKEEYVALYCQHTGRAGLPELDYYFAYNAFRLAGILQGIIGRVREGTANSANAESNAARVVPLAKFAYEYAQRAGMDG; translated from the coding sequence ATGGCAGAGGCCCCCAACGCGCAGGACCTGTATTCCGGCACCAAACCGGTCGTGGAGACCCACAAGTTCAACGAGGCCAATCTGGCAGCCTGGATGCAGGAACATGTCGAGGGCTATGAGGGCCCGCTGGAAGTGCGCCAGTTCAAGGGCGGCCAGTCGAACCCGACCTACCAGCTCGTCACCCCGAAGAAGAAATACGTGATGCGCCGCAAGCCGCCCGGCAACCTGTTGCCGAGCGCCCATGCGGTCGACCGCGAATACACCGTCATCAATGCGCTCTGGCCGCTCGGTTATCCAGTCGCGCGCCCCTACGGGCTTTGCACGGACGAAAGCGTGGTCGGCACGATGTTCTACATCATGGACATGATGGAGGGCCGAATCCTCTGGGACGGCACCCTGCCGGACTACGAGCCCGCGATGCGCCGCAAGATCTACGAGGCGAAGGTCAAGACCTTTGCCGACCTGCACAATGTCGACTGGAAGAAGGCCGGCCTCGAAGGCTTCGGCAAGGAGGGCGACTATGTCGCCCGCCAGGTCCACCGCTGGACCAAGCAGTACAAGGCCTCCGAGACGATGCACATCCCGGAGATGGAAAAGCTGATCGACTGGCTGCCCAAGAACATCCCGCCGGGCGACAAGACCACGATCGTCCACGGCGACTACCGTCTCGACAACATGGTGCTTCACCCCACCGAGCCGAAAGTCATCGCCGTGCTCGACTGGGAACTGTCGACGCTGGGTGATCCGATTGCGGACTTTTCCTACCACCTGATGAACTGGGTGATGCCGCCGGGCGACACGACGCGCGGCTCGATCATGGCAATCCCGGACCTCAAGGCCTGGGGTATTCCGACCAAGGAAGAATATGTCGCGCTGTATTGCCAGCATACCGGCCGCGCAGGCCTGCCGGAGCTTGACTATTACTTCGCCTACAACGCCTTCCGCCTCGCCGGCATCCTGCAGGGCATCATCGGCCGCGTCCGCGAAGGCACCGCCAACAGCGCCAATGCCGAATCGAATGCGGCCCGCGTCGTTCCGCTGGCGAAATTCGCCTACGAGTACGCCCAGCGCGCCGGCATGGACGGCTAG
- a CDS encoding murein L,D-transpeptidase catalytic domain family protein — protein MIRFACLLSLGFAALLAPADAKALDPEGRIRPEILERAIDAMDARGHRGKESGRLVVVDYSLPSSEPRLFVVDLASGAVDAFRAAHGKGSDLDHDGYLDSFSDAPGSGASPEGLYRTAEEYYGGHGRSLRLDGLDDTNANARSRAIVIHSAVYAEPEHLKKYGKLGRSNGCIVFSADDLATFLDEVPKGTLIFVGK, from the coding sequence ATGATCCGTTTCGCCTGCCTGTTGAGTCTCGGCTTCGCCGCCCTCCTCGCCCCCGCCGATGCCAAGGCCCTTGATCCGGAGGGACGCATCAGGCCGGAGATCCTGGAGCGAGCGATAGATGCGATGGACGCGCGCGGCCATCGCGGCAAGGAGTCGGGCCGACTTGTCGTCGTGGACTACAGCCTGCCGTCCAGCGAGCCGCGCCTGTTTGTGGTCGATCTGGCGTCCGGTGCGGTCGACGCATTCCGCGCGGCGCATGGCAAGGGCTCCGACCTCGACCATGACGGCTATCTCGACAGTTTCTCCGACGCGCCCGGCTCGGGGGCTAGCCCGGAAGGCCTCTACCGCACGGCGGAGGAGTATTATGGCGGCCACGGGCGCTCCCTCCGCCTCGACGGCCTCGACGACACCAACGCCAATGCCCGCTCCCGCGCCATTGTCATCCATTCCGCCGTCTATGCCGAACCCGAACACCTGAAGAAGTACGGCAAGCTCGGCCGTTCGAACGGCTGCATCGTGTTTTCGGCAGACGACCTGGCCACCTTCCTCGATGAGGTGCCGAAGGGCACGCTGATCTTCGTGGGGAAGTAG
- a CDS encoding MmcQ/YjbR family DNA-binding protein yields MTPAALRKHCLSLPGAECVEQWGDDQVYKIAGKMFAATDKACTKVSFKCSDEAFHVLTESGAAAPAPYLARAKWVRVAPGDMPATELKERLSLAYTIVRGGLTKKVQANLPPFSG; encoded by the coding sequence ATGACACCCGCCGCGCTCCGCAAGCATTGCCTGTCGCTGCCCGGCGCCGAATGCGTGGAGCAGTGGGGCGACGACCAGGTCTACAAGATTGCCGGCAAGATGTTCGCGGCGACCGACAAGGCCTGCACGAAGGTCTCGTTCAAATGCAGCGACGAGGCCTTCCATGTGCTGACGGAATCGGGCGCTGCAGCACCTGCGCCGTATCTGGCGCGCGCGAAGTGGGTGCGCGTGGCGCCGGGCGACATGCCGGCTACAGAATTAAAAGAGCGCCTGTCGCTGGCCTACACCATCGTGCGCGGCGGCCTCACGAAGAAAGTGCAGGCAAACCTGCCGCCCTTCTCGGGTTAG